In the Malassezia vespertilionis chromosome 1, complete sequence genome, one interval contains:
- the AAT1 gene encoding aspartate transaminase (COG:E; EggNog:ENOG503NU8Q), with protein sequence MMHARTLTRASRPITKCTLLQATRFSSKWAKVPGGPPDPILGVTEAFKRDSDPRKINLGVGAYRDENGKPYVLPSVRESEKRLVSEKLDKEYLPITGLASFDKLAAELAYGEDSKPLKEDRVAKTQSISGTGALRIAGEFLYRMYPGKKTVYVPTPTWGNHIPIFKNSGFDVQHYAYYDKDTVALDFEGMVRDIKNAPDGSIILLHACAHNPTGVDPTQEQWRTLSKVLKEKDHLPLFDMAYQGFASGDAARDAFAVRHFVEQGHEIALCQSFAKNMGLYGERVGMFSIVTASPDERDRVESQLKITVRPMISNPPLHGARIAALIMGDAGMRSQWLAELKGMADRINTMRSTLRHLLVDEHGSKRNWDHITNQIGMFAFLGITPEQVSQLLRDHHVYLTKDGRISVAGITEHNVRHLADSIYKVTG encoded by the coding sequence ATGATGCATGCCAGGACTCTtacgcgcgcatcgcgccccATTACAAAATGCACACTGCTGCAGGCCACGCGCTTTTCGAGCAAGTGGGCCAAGGTCCCGGGCGGCCCGCCGGACCCGATCCTTGGCGTGACCGAAGCGTTTAAGCGTGACTCAGACCCGCGCAAGATCAACCTCGGCGTCGGTGCCTACCGCGACGAGAACGGCAAGCCGTACGTGCTTCCATCCGTGCGCGAGTCAGAAAAGCGCTTGGTGTCCGAGAAGCTAGACAAGGAGTACCTGCCCATTACGGGCTTGGCGTCCTTTGACAAGCTCGCTGCGGAACTTGCCTACGGCGAGGACAGCAAGCCGCTAAAAGAGGACCGTGTTGCCAAGACGCAGTCCATTTCTGGCACCGGCGCTCTGCGTATTGCCGGAGAGTTTCTGTACCGCATGTACCCCGGCAAAAAGACGGTCTACGTGCCTACACCGACATGGGGTAACCACATCCCCATTTTCAAAAATTCGGGTTTTGACGTGCAGCACTATGCGTATTACGACAAAGATACTGTAGCCCTTGATTTTGAAGGCATGGTCCGTGATATCAAGAATGCGCCGGACGGCAGCATCATTCTTTtgcacgcgtgcgcgcacaaCCCTACTGGCGTCGATCCGACGCAGGAGCAGTGGCGGACGCTCTCCAAGGTGCTCAAGGAAAAGGACCACTTGCCGCTTTTCGACATGGCATACCAGGGCTTTGCGAGCGgtgacgctgcgcgcgatgcgttTGCCGTGCGCCACTTTGTCGAGCAGGGCCACGAGATTGCTCTGTGCCAGAGCTTTGCCAAGAACATGGGCTTGtacggcgagcgcgtcggcatGTTTTCCATTGTGACTGCGAGCCCCGACGAAAGGGACCGCGTCGAGAGCCAGCTCAAGATCACTGTGCGTCCCATGATCTCCAATCCtccgctgcacggcgcgcgtaTTGCCGCGTTGATTATGGGCGACGCTGGCATGCGTTCCCAGtggctcgccgagctcaaAGGTATGGCTGACCGCATTAACACGATGCGGTCCACGCTCAGACACTTGCTTGTAGACGAGCACGGCTCGAAGCGCAACTGGGACCACATTACAAACCAAATCGGCATGTTTGCTTTCCTTGGCATCACGCCGGAACAGGTGTCGcagcttttgcgcgacCATCATGTGTACCTCACCAAAGACGGCCGTATTTCCGTCGCGGGCATTACCGAACACAACGTGCGGCACTTGGCCGATTCGATCTACAAGGTCACTGGCTAA
- a CDS encoding DNA-directed DNA polymerase (COG:L; EggNog:ENOG503NYUB), with the protein MLGIYILPQRVDDYERVVNRIRQLGAVHCEAKEDANILLTALRAPRRIEAHTSEDDRLHKPILAVAWLDACADAGINVDLRPFAVYPLSDAYSHAQKRESFLQSAGACVPTTPWFKRARLAFPQTPLTPVVHGTLDPPDELDDREAWRHAPPWTNTEYAIFRPTPLQSALHQPLVDTLQLLRQHRRLTNDAHSEMAYMRAAAAVKAVPFALEPMPVEQLVQVKGIGAKMAGLIRQFYTLGTIAEADTIRADAAIQTMLAFTSLYGIGPKLAEKAYNEGCRTLQDLTSRKKTALAAHLGPRESLALLPDLSQSIPREEAEAIATHVVALLRTFLSHVQYTIAGSFRRGAPQSNDVDLVATYDASELQTPAQILHTLVDVLRAVPCITHIVSVARRKGESDNVHVAQLVYRTKPTTLHRRLDIVMARRMQYGAALLGWTGSVLFERDLRRWARLQGYNVRTHKLTQFSATGLVRLADHVLMDTPTEASIFAILHLPRIPPRLRNAD; encoded by the exons ATGTTAGGTATCTATATACTTCCGCAGCGGGTGGATGACTATGAACGCGTTGTCAACCGAATTCGCCAGTTGggtgctgtgcattgcgAAGCCAAAGAGGATGCGAATATCTTGCTcaccgcgctgcgcgcaccgagACGAATTGAGGCGCATACGAGCGAAGATGATCGG TTGCACAAGCCTATCCTTGCCGTGGCATGGCTTGACGCTTGTGCCGACGCTGGAATTAACGTGGATTTGCGCCCCTTTGCAGTGTATCCCTTGTCCGACGCGTACAGCCATGCACAGAAACGCGAGTCATTTCTGCAAAGTGCCGGTGCATGCGTGCCGACCACGCCCTGGTTTAAACGCGCACGCCTCGCCTTTCCTCAAACACCTCTAACGCCCGTCGTGCACGGCACACTGGATCCTCCCGACGAGCTAGATGATAGAGAGGCGTGGCGTCATGCACCGCCGTGGACTAACACCGAGTATGCCATTTTTCGGCCAACGCCcctgcaaagcgcgctgcaccagcCGCTCGTCGACACGCTGCAACTCTTGCGCCAGCACCGCCGTCTGACCAACGATGCACACAGCGAGATGGCGtacatgcgcgcggcagccgCAGTGAAAGCCGTGCCTTTTGCCCTTGAACCCATGCccgtcgagcagctggtACAAGTGAAAGGCATCGGCGCCAAGATGGCGGGTTTGATCCGCCAGTTTTACACACTCGGCACGATCGCCGAGGCAGATACGATCCGTGCCGATGCTGCCATCCAGACCATGCTCGCATTTACTTCGTTGTACGGCATTGGTCCTAAGCTGGCCGAAAAAGCATACAATGAGGGgtgccgcacgctgcaagacCTGACAAGCAGAAAAAAAaccgcgctcgctgcgcaccttggccCACGCGAatcgcttgcgctgcttcccGATTTATCGCAGTCCATACCCCGCGAAGAAGCCGAAGCGATCGCCACGCACGTTgtcgcgcttttgcgcacaTTTCTTTCCCATGTACAGTACACAATTGCCGGTAGttttcggcgcggcgctcccCAGTCCAACGACGTCGATCTCGTTGCGACGTACGACGCGAGCGAGCTGCAAACACCTGCGCAAATTCTGCATACGCTCGTCGATGTACTGCGCGCTGTCCCGTGCATTACACACATTGTTTccgttgcgcgccgcaaaggcGAGAGCGACAATGTACACGTTGCACAGCTTGTTTACCGCACCAAGCCCACCACACTCCATCGCCGCCTTGATATTGTGATGGCAAGGCGCATGCAATACGGCGCCGCGCTACTGGGCTGGACAGGCAGCGTGCTTTtcgagcgcgacttgcgccgctgggcgcgTCTGCAAGGGTACAATGTACGTACGCACAAACTCACCCAGTTTTCCGCCACGGGACTCGTACGGCTGGCGGACCATGTTTTAATGGACACGCCCACAGAGGCGAGCAT CTTTGCAATACTACATTTGCCCCGCATTCCACCACGGTTGCGCAACGCCGACTAA
- a CDS encoding uncharacterized protein (TransMembrane:5 (o235-259i271-292o312-331i336-353o373-404i); COG:S; EggNog:ENOG503NYVU), with translation MSAESTAAQAGSTPDTRATSLRSRSGSVSGDAPAPMTFYGGNPLPLHLTPILSKTRPAGPASEESGISQMLQPFTDVSTGVAVPICVPYTPAQWFAWRDLRLQGAHRARKLVPLPNGIEPEPSNIDPYDADINVEQAPLFITRGALHDTVGWEAQAERTGRQNVHPEKEEAQKGLTMHAATEEQWNAPWMFDETLGAGPASAKVPLEGVSEEKVAQMTDWQLFQYHTRAFLLRNAYVPLLCRAVNVMLLTSTLAIGIVLRRKLRAVGEEAAVGVSPLLAIIFSPPSMAHAILQIWFEYFSLPIGLWKLSSKLWYTVLELVFVCLWSAELALAMDNYFTSTIVCTASNSPFYFIREGARTRLEHQGDKDTVCNLQVALICLTFVSVIVYLMVFMLTQISLLRIFYRIRT, from the exons ATGTCTGCAGAGagcaccgcggcgcaggccgGTAGCACGCCTGATACACGCGCCACCTCTTTGCGTTCTCGCAGTGGCTCTGTATCGGGTGATGCACCTGCGCCTATGACTTTTTATGGGGGGAATCCCTTACCCCTACACCTAACCCCCATTCTTAGCAAGACGCGCCCCGCCGGCCCGGCCTCGGAAGAATCGGGTATTTCCCAAATGCTGCAGCCGTTTACCGATGTAAGCACGGGCGTTGCTGTTCCGATATGTGTGCCATATACGCCCGCGCAATGGTTTGCCTGGCGGGATCTGCGACtacaaggcgcgcatcgcgcgcgcaagctcgtgcCGCTCCCCAACGGCATCGAGCCCGAGCCCAGTAATATCGATCCGTACGATGCAGATATCAATGTTGAGCAAGCGCCCTTGTTTATCACTCGcggtgcactgcacgaCACGGTTGGCTGGGAGGCACAAGCCGAGCGCACGGGTCGGCAAAATGTGCATCCCGAGAAAGAGGAAGCGCAGAAGGGACTGACGATGCATGCAGCAACGGAGGAGCAGTGGAATGCTCCGTGGATGTTTGACGAGACGCTTGGTGCGGGCCCCGCAAGTGCAAAGGTGCCGCTTGAGGGCGTGAGCGAGGAGAAAGTTGCACAGATGACCGACTGGCAGCTTTTCCAGTACCACACACGCGCTTTTTTGCTGCGGAATGCTTATGTTCCGCTGCTGTGTCGCGCTGTGAACGTCATGCTTCTTACATCGACCCTTGCTATTGGCATTGTGTTGCGCCgaaagctgcgcgcggtgGGAGAGGAGGCCGCGGTGGGAGTCAGTCCGTTGCTCGCAATTATATTTTCGCCGCCCTCCATGGCGCATGCAATCCTGCAGATTTGGTTCGAGTACTTTAGCTTGCCGATTGGGCTATGGAAACTTTCCTCCAAGCTTTGGTACaccgtgctcgagctggtcTTTGTGTGTCTCTGGTCGGCAGAGCTAGCACTTGCGATGGACAACTACTTTACCTCGACAATTGTATGCACCGCGTCAAACTCGCCATTTTATTTCATCCGCGAAGGCGCTCGAACGCGGCTTGAGCACCAGGGCGACAAGGATACAGTGTGCAATTTACAAGTCGCGCTTATCTGTCTCACATTCGTGTCGGTCATTGTATACCTTATGGTATTTATG CTCACACAGATCTCGCTCTTGCGCATTTTCTATCGAATTCGTACATAA
- a CDS encoding bacterial leucyl aminopeptidase (COG:O; EggNog:ENOG503NVAW; MEROPS:MER0005131), producing the protein MHHQSELMAAFLQLCAKQLRKHLEKLTSFYTRHYRSASGKASALWISKVLEEMLAPIPYASVRTFDHPWLQPSILVHFQGTNASLTETRGVTLLGAHIDSANMLPFLRAPGADDDGSGTVTLLETIRVLLAAQWRPESDVEFHFYAAEEGGLLGSQAVAQSYARRHVLVRAMLQQDMTAYVAPGTSEHIGLVEDYVSAPLTNYLEQLAKVYLTIPAVRTQAGYAASDHASWNKTGYPSAFAIESAFASVNLGRAHTTKDIYSAPGFSFAHMLQFARLAAAFAAELGGWARSPDQ; encoded by the coding sequence ATGCATCACCAATCCGAGCTCATGGCTGCATTTTtgcagctgtgcgccaaacagttgcgcaagcacctcgaGAAACTGACGTCCTTTTATACGCGGCACTACCGCAGTGCGAGTGGTAAGGCGAGTGCTTTATGGATCAGCAAAGTGCTTGAAGAAATGCTGGCGCCTATCCCGTATGCATCTGTGCGCACGTTCGACCACCCGTGGCTGCAGCCGTCGATCCTTGTGCACTTCCAAGGCACGAACGCGTCGTTAACAGAAACACGTGGAGTCACtctgcttggcgcacacATTGACAGCGCCAATATGCTTCCATTTCTGCGTGCGCCCGGCGCGGACGACGACGGAAGCGGCACCGTGACGCTGCTCGAGACGATACGCGTACTCCTCGCCGCACAATGGCGTCCCGAATCAGATGTCGAGTTCCATTTCTATGCGGCGGAAGAAGGCGGCCTGCTTGGGAGCCAAGCGGTCGCGCAGTCGTATGCACGTCGCCACGTGTTGGTCCGTGCGATGCTCCAGCAAGACATGACGGCGTACGTCGCGCCTGGCACTTCAGAACACATTGGTCTTGTAGAGGACTATGTATCGGCACCGCTCACAAACTATCTCGAGCAACTGGCCAAGGTGTACCTCACCATCCCAGCCGTGCGCACTCAAGCCGGGTACGCCGCAAGTGATCACGCAAGCTGGAACAAAACAGGCTATCCCAGTGCATTTGCCATTGAGTCCGCCTTTGCGAGCGTGAATCTAGGTCGTGCACACACCACCAAAGACATTTATTCCGCCCCGGGGTTTTCCTTCGCACACATGCTGCAGTTTGCGCGACTTGCCGCCGCATTcgctgccgagctcggcggcTGGGCCCGATCGCCCGATCAGTAG
- the RRP5 gene encoding rRNA biogenesis protein rrp5 (COG:A; EggNog:ENOG503NVPJ; BUSCO:EOG092603YJ), with amino-acid sequence MQRSAPKDAAALQRSAEPAKRKGAHTAKPDAKDAKRARLQAPPIVPPHLASRPETFSSFPRGGGTGLTPVEYRQSVLEGRRESAADGDLFHESAKKKSKTLGEKAQGKKRRSTNAHPGAKEMFRIETLNYRRLVPGTKMLCNILAVHPLALVVSMCDQMLGHIPVTAVSGRLTDRLQAALDDEDNASDVSDNEYPLHDKDAPELRDLFAVGDWVVACVEKVTAPGSKRQWGMGREGGEYERESQRVQLSMDPAVVNESVGVSDLSPGFLLPAVVASHEDHGFALDLGISSLHAFLPSKNVPQGTNYRVGAVVIVAVVKVEGNGRMVRCTPLLPGAAPRFLHSAPNHAALLPGECARGLITTSTPQGLGIKLFGMLDATVNSVHMPSTLDDPSMLQVGKKLLVRVLWNMPTETGDEVGARRIGLSVSPHVLALRAPLSGGKTLPESVPIGTKLTAKVLRVASEWGLVCTVVSAPLEGFVHISRVQDEHVDALSPTGPYAPGTEHSARVVGYAMTDRLLLLSLQPSVLNKEYMRVSDVPLGQVVRANIHRVTPNAIFVRMNGNVDGVVFPLHYADIRLKNPEKKYKPNLEVNARVIHTDPARNRIVLTLKRSLVESDLPLVTSIEGARPGLVTNAVVLKSLQKSFLVELGGTVRAVVPFAETPDASLSEAQLAELYPPGKVVKVRLTQVEPDTGRIVASIKQTSPKFLEKVNVDIVDIGEQVSARLATVRDDVAILSLEPGKARALLALPTLARQRGTDVATLRASLHEGDLLEDLYVINKNAEKGILLLGDFAPGSRSKAHLQSGAQVRARVTAVHMSQLCCTLSLLDSNTKGKLHLTDTADDFQKAVLPAVGEVVDCVVLQTRKDGKEASLSTRVSCMTSNAPLPPNPSIENVAQLEVGMHLDGFVKAVTDKGVYVALGRSTDARVMIKELFDEYVKDFRVRFTPAQLVRGTVLAVDGAKIEFSLKRSRLEGAPPPKQSGVLRDYKAGDKVDAYVRGTAEYGVFVQIDGTDISGLSHKSELSDNVHADVTHAFEIGDRVKAKILKVEPSKGRISFGLKPSYFTEEDYNMEGDDLEATDDDDDEDDDDEDDADDDLQRIVDQVDEEMEDGENSAEEFESNGALNFIDDEAEEDDDDEEEAEEDEDEDDEEEEEDEDEDEEEEDEDEDDEEEEEDEDEDEEEEDEDDEEEEEEEEEDEEDEGEDDDDDNERDDAANFNVSNASNAYTSTAAPLSSLQEGFRWGTQSANADDVSDDEVGVRNQSAHHATEDITDNLVAKKLESATDYERVLLGSPNSSYLWIQFMSFYLQLGDVDKARQVARRALRIIQYREEQEKLNVWIALLNVENTYGSPETLDAVFREAIQLNDAQQVYLRLIAIFEASDKLEQAADLFRRATKRFSYDPSMWTQWYQFHLRHKDAEAARALVPRSLQSLDRREHVTALASYAVAEYKLGDVEHARTLFETLVERYPKRLDLWWQYVDQEARLNNIANVRSLMERIMLARSNSTKQVKALLQKWLVLEKRIGDARGVQSVLDRARAFVARVQDT; translated from the coding sequence ATGcaacgcagcgcaccgaAAGACGCGGCAGCGTTACAGCGTAGCGCCGAGCCGGCGAAACGCAAAGGCGCACATACCGCAAAGCCAGATGCGAAGgacgcaaagcgcgcgcgtctgcaagcgccgccaatTGTTCCGCCGCACTTGGCCTCGCGACCCGAAACCTTCTCGTCGTTCCCccgtggcggcggcacgggcCTTACGCCTGTAGAGTACCGGCAGTCCGTCCTGGAAGGTCGACGTGAATCTGCAGCAGACGGTGATCTTTTTCACGAAAGTGCAAAGAAGAAAAGTAAGACACTCGGCGAAAAGGCGCAAGgcaagaagcggcgcagcacaaacgCACACCCCGGCGCGAAAGAGATGTTCCGCATCGAGACGCTGAACTACAGGCGGCTTGTCCCAGGCACAAAAATGCTTTGCAATATTCTTGCCGTCCAtccgcttgcgcttgtcgtcAGCATGTGCGACCAGATGCTCGGACATATTCCTGTCACGGCTGTAAGTGGCCGCTTGACAGATCGATTGCAAGCTGCGCTTGACGACGAGGACAATGCATCTGACGTCTCCGATAACGAGTACCCTTTGCACGACAAGGATGCACCTgagctgcgcgacctgTTCGCTGTGGGCGACTGGGTCGTGGCCTGCGTGGAAAAAGTCACCGCGCCCGGCTCGAAGAGGCAGTGGGGCATGGGACGCGAGGGTGGCGAATACGAGCGCGAAAGTCAACGTGTTCAGCTTAGCATGGACCCGGCCGTGGTGAATGAAAGCGTAGGCGTGTCGGACTTGTCGCCTGGCTTTTTGCTTCCTGCAGTGGTTGCATCCCACGAGGACCACGGCTTTGCTTTGGACCTTGGGATTTCTTCGCTGCACGCGTTTCTGCCGAGCAAAAACGTGCCGCAAGGCACAAACTACCGCGTGGGCGCCGTTGTGATTGTCGCTGTCGTCAAGGTCGAAGGCAATGGCCGCATGGTGCGCTGTACGCCGCTGCTTCCCGGTGCCGCTCCGCGTTTTTTGCATTCCGCACCAAATCATGCAGCGCTTTTGCCCGGCGAATGTGCGCGTGGGCTAATTAcgacaagcacgccgcaagGGCTGGGCATTAAATTGTTTGGCATGCTTGACGCAACCGTCAATAGCGTGCACATGCCCTCGACGTTGGACGATCCAAGCATGCTGCAAGTCGGGAAAAAGCTCCTTGTGCGCGTTTTGTGGAACATGCCTACCGAAACTGGCGACGaggtcggcgcgcgccgaattGGCCTCAGCGTCTCGCCGCAtgttcttgcgctgcgcgcgccgctaTCTGGCGGCAAGACACTTCCGGAATCGGTTCCCATCGGCACGAAACTCACCGCAAaagtgctgcgcgtcgcgagtGAATGGGGTCTTGTATGCACTGTTGTGAGTGCGCCTCTGGAAGGCTTTGTGCACATTTCCCGCGTGCAAGACGAGCATGTGGACGCTCTCTCACCTACAGGACCGTACGCACCGGGCACAGAGCATTCCGCGCGCGTTGTAGGGTACGCTATGACCGACCGACTGTTGCTGCTCAGCCTGCAGCCGTCTGTGCTGAACAAGGAGTATATGCGCGTGAGTGATGTGCCGCTTGGCCAGGTCGTCCGTGCCAACATCCATCGCGTGACGCCCAATGCCATCTTTGTGCGCATGAATGGAAATGTGGATGGCGTGGTATTCCCGCTGCATTACGCCGACATCCGCCTGAAGAACCCTGAGAAAAAGTACAAGCCAAACTTGGAAGTGAATGCGCGCGTCATCCACAcagatccagcgcgcaatCGTATCGTTCTTACACTCAAGCGCTCACTTGTCGAGTCTGATTTGCCGCTTGTTACGAGTATAGAAGGGGCGCGACCAGGTCTGGTCACCAACGCCGTGGTGCTCAAATCACTGCAAAAGAGCTTTTTGGTCGAGTTGGGCGGTACAGTCCGGGCCGTTGTCCCGTTTGCGGAAACACCCGATGCTAGCTTGAGTgaggcgcagcttgcggaaCTGTACCCGCCGGGCAAGGTTGTCAAAGTACGCCTCACACAAGTCGAGCCAGACACGGGCCGCATTGTTGCAAGCATCAAGCAGACGAGCCCGAAATTCCTCGAAAAAGTTAACGTGGATATTGTCGATATTGGCGAGCAAGTATCGGCACGCCTTGCTactgtgcgcgacgacgtgGCGATTTTGTCGCTGGAGCCTGGCAAGGCTCGTGCGCTCTTAGCGCTGCCGACATTAGCACGCCAGCGCGGTACAGATGTAgcgacattgcgcgcatcacTTCACGAAGGTGACCTGCTCGAAGACTTGTATGTGATTAATAAGAATGCCGAAAAAGGTATTTTGCTTCTGGGCGATTTTGCGCCAGgatcgcgcagcaaagcaCACTTGCAATCCGGTGCAcaagtgcgtgcgcgcgtcaCTGCCGTACATATGAGCCAGCTATGCTGCACGCTTAGTCTACTTGACTCAAATACCAAGGGCAAGCTGCACTTGACAGACACTGCCGATGACTTCCAAAAAGCAGTGCTTCCGGCTGTGGGCGAAGTGGTGGACTGTGTCGTATTGCAGACGCGCAAGGATGGAAAAGAAGCAAGCCTGTCTACGCGCGTATCGTGCATGACGAGCAATGCACCCCTGCCCCCAAACCCTTCCATCGAAAATGTCGCACAGCTCGAGGTGGGAATGCACTTGGATGGATTTGTCAAGGCGGTTACCGACAAAGGTGTGTATGTGGCACTAGGGAGAAGTACGGACGCGCGCGTCATGATCAAGGAGCTCTTTGACGAGTACGTGAAAGACTTCCGCGTGCGATTCACACCTGCGCAACTTGTGCGTGGCACAGTGCTGGCCGTAGATGGAGCCAAAATCGAGTTTTCTTTGAAACGCAGCAGGCTAGAAGGtgcaccgccgcccaagcAAAGTGGCGTGCTGCGTGATTACAAGGCAGGGGATAAAGTCGATGCGTATGTGCGTGGTACAGCGGAATATGGCGTCTTTGTGCAGATTGATGGCACGGACATTAGCGGCCTTTCTCATAAGAGCGAGCTGTCTGACAATGTACATGCCGATGTGACGCATGCTTTTGAGATTGGCGATCGAGTCAAGGCCAAGATATTGAAAGTGGAACCCAGCAAGGGCCGTATCTCATTTGGTTTGAAGCCGTCGTACTTTACAGAAGAGGATTATAATATGGAAGGCGATGATTTGGAAGCGACAGACGACGATGACGAtgaggacgacgacgatgagGACGACGCGGACGACGATCTGCAAAGGATTGTTGACCAAGTCGACGAAGAGATGGAAGACGGCGAAAACAGTGCCGAAGAATTCGAGTCCAATGGCGCTCTCAACTTTATTGATGATGAGGCAGAGGAGGACGATGACGATGAGGAGGAGGCtgaggaggacgaggacgaggacgatgaggaggaggaagaggacgaggacgaggacgaggaggaagaggacgaggacgaggacgatgaggaggaggaagaggacgaggacgaggacgaggaggaagaggacgaggacgatgaggaggaggaagaggaggaagaggaggacgaggaggacgaaggggaggacgacgacgacgacaatGAAAGAGACGACGCCGCCAATTTCAACGTATCCAACGCATCCAACGCATACACCAGCACCGCAGCTCCCTTATCATCCCTCCAAGAAGGATTTCGATGGGGCACACAGTCCGCCAATGCAGACGACGTGAGCGATGACGAAGTCGGTGTAAGGAATCAGAGCGCCCATCACGCCACAGAAGACATCACCGACAATCTCGTCGCAAAGAAACTCGAGTCCGCTACCGACTATGAACGTGTTCTCCTCGGTTCTCCCAACAGCTCCTACCTCTGGATCCAGTTCATGAGCTTCTActtgcagcttggcgaCGTCGACAAAGCTCGCCAAGTtgcccgccgcgccttgcgcatcATTCAATACCGCGAAGAGCAAGAAAAACTAAACGTCTGGATCGCGCTCCTCAACGTGGAAAACACGTACGGATCGCCCGAAACGCTCGACGCCGTCTTCCGCGAAGCAATCCAGCTCAACGATGCCCAGCAAGTCTACTTACGCCTCATTGCCATCTTTGAGGCATCCGACAAGCTGGAACAAGCCGCCGACCTtttccgccgcgccaccAAAAGGTTTAGCTACGACCCCTCGATGTGGACCCAGTGGTACCAATTCCATCTCCGGCACAAGGATGCCGAagccgctcgcgcacttGTTCCACGCAGCCTCCAAAGCCTTGACCGACGCGAGCATGTAACAGCGCTTGCCTCATACGCCGTCGCCGAATACAAGCTGGGCGATGTGGAACACGCTCGAACGCTATTCGAAACGCTCGTCGAACGCTACCCCAAACGACTTGATCTCTGGTGGCAGTATGTTGACCAGGAAGCGCGCCTAAACAACATTGCCAATGTACGCTCACTTATGGAGCGGATTATGCTTGCGCGCTCCAATTCCACCAAGCAAGTCAAGGCGCTCTTGCAAAAATGGCTCGTGCTCGAAAAGAGGAtcggcgatgcacgcggcgtgcaaTCAGTCCTCGACCGAGCGCGTGCTTTtgttgcgcgcgtgcaggatACATAA